The following proteins come from a genomic window of Sphaerisporangium rubeum:
- the mctP gene encoding monocarboxylate uptake permease MctP, whose protein sequence is MSEHIVEIAVFTVLFAAVSGMGFVAARWRRPDDLASLHEWGLGGRKFGSWVTWFLVGGDLYTAYTFVAVPALLFGAGATGFFALPYTIVVYPLVFLVLIRLWSVAHTHGMVTPADFVRARFGSPTLALLIAITGLAATMPYIALQLVGIEAVLKTMGVTGDLPLIIAFAILAAYTYQSGLRAPALIAFVKDSLIYIVIIIAIVYIPARLGGWGTVFDAARAKFEASPAPGDGWLLNSGNQLQYVTLALGSAMALFLYPHSVTGVLAARSRGVVKRNMAALPAYSLLLGLIALLGYMAIAAGIKPITTDGKTDVNTVVPLLFDTMFPDWLAGVAYAAIGIGALVPAAIMSIAAANLFTRNIYKEYIRPGASDAQEAAVSKVTSLVVKVGAVAVILLIDPQFSIDLQLIGGVIILQTLPAVALGLFTRWFHRAGLIAGWAAGMTAGMVMLYNIANPAIKHEHFGGSAFPLAKLGLDTKVTVYAGFLALAVNLAVAAAGTLIARAAKAAEGVDATRRDDYFADEGDPRVHDIELSGSH, encoded by the coding sequence GTGAGCGAGCACATCGTCGAGATCGCCGTCTTCACGGTCCTGTTCGCCGCCGTCAGCGGCATGGGCTTCGTCGCGGCCCGCTGGCGCCGTCCCGACGACCTCGCCAGCCTGCACGAATGGGGCCTCGGCGGACGCAAGTTCGGCTCGTGGGTCACGTGGTTCCTGGTCGGCGGCGACCTGTACACCGCGTACACCTTCGTGGCGGTCCCCGCGCTGCTGTTCGGCGCCGGCGCCACGGGCTTCTTCGCGCTGCCGTACACGATCGTGGTGTACCCGCTCGTCTTCCTGGTGCTGATCCGGCTGTGGTCGGTGGCGCACACGCACGGCATGGTCACCCCGGCGGACTTCGTGCGCGCGCGGTTCGGCTCCCCCACGCTGGCCCTGCTGATCGCGATCACGGGGCTGGCGGCCACGATGCCGTACATCGCGCTCCAGCTCGTCGGCATCGAGGCCGTGCTGAAGACGATGGGGGTGACCGGCGACCTGCCGCTCATCATCGCCTTCGCCATCCTCGCGGCCTACACCTACCAGTCCGGGCTGCGCGCACCCGCGCTGATCGCCTTCGTCAAGGACTCGCTGATCTACATCGTGATCATCATCGCGATCGTGTACATCCCGGCGCGGCTCGGCGGCTGGGGGACGGTGTTCGACGCGGCGCGCGCCAAGTTCGAGGCGTCCCCCGCACCCGGGGACGGCTGGCTGCTCAACTCCGGCAACCAGCTCCAGTACGTCACGCTGGCCCTCGGCTCGGCGATGGCGCTGTTCCTGTACCCGCACAGCGTCACCGGTGTGCTCGCGGCGCGCAGCCGCGGCGTCGTCAAGCGGAACATGGCCGCGCTGCCGGCCTACAGCCTGCTGCTCGGGCTGATCGCGCTGCTCGGGTACATGGCGATCGCGGCCGGGATCAAACCGATCACCACGGACGGCAAGACCGACGTCAACACCGTGGTGCCGCTGCTGTTCGACACGATGTTCCCCGACTGGCTGGCCGGGGTGGCCTACGCGGCCATCGGCATCGGCGCGCTGGTCCCCGCCGCGATCATGTCGATCGCCGCGGCCAACCTGTTCACCCGCAACATCTACAAGGAGTACATCAGGCCGGGAGCCAGCGACGCGCAGGAGGCCGCGGTCAGCAAGGTCACCTCGCTGGTCGTGAAGGTCGGCGCGGTGGCGGTGATCCTGCTCATCGACCCGCAGTTCTCCATCGACCTGCAGCTCATCGGCGGGGTGATCATCCTGCAGACGTTGCCGGCGGTGGCGCTCGGCCTGTTCACGCGGTGGTTCCACCGCGCCGGGCTGATCGCCGGGTGGGCCGCCGGCATGACGGCCGGCATGGTGATGCTCTACAACATCGCCAACCCCGCGATCAAGCACGAGCACTTCGGCGGCTCGGCGTTCCCCCTGGCCAAGCTGGGTCTGGACACCAAGGTGACGGTGTACGCCGGGTTCCTCGCGCTCGCCGTCAACCTGGCCGTGGCGGCGGCCGGCACGCTGATCGCGCGGGCCGCCAAGGCCGCCGAAGGCGTCGACGCCACCCGGCGCGACGACTACTTCGCCGACGAGGGCGACCCCCGCGTGCACGACATCGAGCTCTCCGGCTCGCACTGA
- a CDS encoding protein kinase domain-containing protein: MTEPGAPSVPGYEMLGILGQGGFGVVYRARQLAVRREVALKVDNRVLVSERDRRRFMREVSSAGALSGHPHVADVYDAGVLPDGRPYMVLELCPGGSLADRLRERGPLPPAEVRDIGVRVADALAAAHAAGVLHRDVKPANILLNQYGMVALSDFGLAATGHAGGEVSVTRESLTPAFGPPEAFELAEPSPAGDVYSLAATLYALLSGRPPRFPESGVVNVAMIMALHRLPVPEIPGVPPRLTAVLRAGLAADPRDRLPSAAALRDALTSLPAEIFSSPQPPAPSSPPPGPHATPSSGPYAASSRPPGAARPYGSPLSPSGPSGPRSGPGGRHGASGGWSGDTGPRDVSGPGVRDRTGPGSGTRDRTGPGSGAVRPGGRGEITRPPAPPVARPRQARLYGTVAALFAVLLAVGVTIAWFESRGPTAGADGTPGASGVPGRDAGPGPSASGGQAADAFGGVPVTTANCPATLVTGAGAACAGEAECWGGIVAITGAVSVRRRACEESHVWETFAVAPLPKDAMTFDLADLEAHPVVKRLCSSQVMLRSRTGTARSIPSARWMVSVLPPSPDAFKEGIRVYRCVGAVTGRERPGTYFRAAT; encoded by the coding sequence GTGACCGAGCCGGGGGCACCGTCGGTGCCGGGATACGAGATGCTCGGGATCCTCGGCCAGGGCGGGTTCGGGGTGGTGTACCGGGCTCGTCAGCTCGCCGTGCGCCGCGAGGTGGCGCTCAAGGTGGACAACCGGGTGCTGGTGTCGGAGCGTGACCGGCGGCGGTTCATGCGGGAGGTCAGCTCGGCGGGTGCGCTGTCGGGGCATCCGCACGTGGCCGACGTGTACGACGCCGGGGTGCTGCCGGACGGCCGGCCGTACATGGTGCTCGAACTGTGTCCCGGTGGCTCGCTGGCCGACCGGCTGCGCGAGCGTGGCCCGCTGCCGCCTGCCGAGGTGCGCGACATCGGGGTGCGCGTCGCCGACGCGCTCGCCGCGGCGCACGCCGCCGGGGTGCTGCACCGTGACGTGAAGCCGGCCAACATCCTGCTCAACCAGTACGGCATGGTCGCGTTGTCGGACTTCGGGCTGGCGGCGACCGGCCACGCCGGCGGCGAGGTGTCGGTCACCCGGGAGTCGCTGACCCCGGCGTTCGGCCCGCCGGAGGCGTTCGAGCTGGCCGAACCGAGCCCGGCCGGCGACGTGTACTCGCTCGCGGCCACCCTGTACGCGCTGCTCAGCGGCAGGCCGCCGCGCTTCCCCGAGAGCGGCGTGGTGAACGTCGCCATGATCATGGCACTGCACCGCCTGCCGGTGCCCGAGATCCCCGGCGTCCCTCCCCGGCTCACCGCCGTCCTGCGCGCCGGCCTCGCCGCCGACCCCCGCGACCGCCTCCCCTCGGCCGCCGCGCTCCGCGACGCGCTGACGTCCCTCCCCGCCGAGATCTTCTCCTCCCCGCAGCCACCGGCCCCCTCCTCCCCGCCACCGGGTCCGCACGCCACCCCGTCCTCCGGGCCGTACGCCGCCTCGTCCCGGCCTCCCGGTGCCGCCAGGCCGTACGGCTCCCCCCTTTCCCCCTCCGGTCCGAGCGGTCCGCGCAGCGGTCCCGGTGGACGGCATGGCGCGTCCGGAGGGTGGAGCGGCGACACGGGGCCACGGGACGTCTCCGGGCCCGGGGTGCGGGACCGCACGGGGCCGGGGTCCGGGACGCGGGACCGCACGGGGCCGGGGTCCGGGGCCGTACGGCCGGGGGGCCGGGGAGAGATCACCAGGCCGCCGGCTCCTCCGGTGGCGAGGCCCCGGCAGGCCAGGCTGTACGGGACGGTGGCGGCGCTGTTCGCGGTGCTGCTGGCGGTCGGGGTGACGATCGCGTGGTTCGAGTCACGTGGGCCCACGGCCGGTGCGGACGGCACACCGGGGGCCTCAGGCGTGCCGGGGAGGGACGCGGGGCCGGGGCCGTCCGCGTCCGGTGGTCAGGCGGCCGACGCGTTCGGTGGTGTGCCGGTCACCACCGCGAACTGTCCCGCCACCCTGGTCACCGGCGCGGGGGCCGCGTGCGCCGGGGAGGCCGAGTGCTGGGGTGGCATCGTGGCCATCACCGGCGCGGTGTCGGTGCGGCGCCGGGCCTGCGAGGAGAGCCACGTCTGGGAGACGTTCGCCGTCGCGCCTCTCCCCAAGGACGCCATGACGTTCGACCTCGCCGACCTGGAGGCCCACCCGGTCGTGAAGAGGCTCTGCTCCTCCCAGGTGATGCTGCGTTCCCGCACGGGGACGGCCCGCTCGATCCCCTCGGCCCGGTGGATGGTGTCGGTGCTCCCCCCGAGCCCCGACGCCTTCAAGGAAGGCATCCGCGTCTACCGCTGCGTCGGCGCCGTGACCGGCCGCGAACGTCCCGGCACGTACTTCCGCGCCGCGACCTGA
- a CDS encoding Ppx/GppA phosphatase family protein, which yields MRVGVLDIGSNTVHLLVVDAHRGAQPLPAFSHKAELRLAEHLHDGDTLSPEGERGLRKFIEDALRIAEDKGVEDVMAFATSAVREAVNGEKVLTALRAATGVDVRVLSGPEEARLTFLAVRRWFGWSSGRLLVLDIGGGSLEIASGMEEAPDVAVSLPLGAGRLTRRWFTADPPPAKEVRALRKHVRAEIGRVVGDVVRYGRADHAVATSKTFRQLARIAGAAPSAEGAYVRRTLSKDDLSRWAERLVSMTHAERAALPGVSAGRAPQLAAGVIVADATMDLFDLSSLEICPWALREGVILRRLDMMPGA from the coding sequence ATGCGAGTCGGCGTTCTCGACATCGGGTCGAACACGGTGCACCTGCTGGTGGTCGACGCACACCGGGGAGCGCAGCCGCTGCCTGCCTTCTCCCACAAGGCCGAGCTGCGCCTGGCCGAGCATCTGCACGACGGCGACACCTTGTCGCCGGAGGGCGAGCGCGGGCTGCGCAAGTTCATCGAGGACGCTCTGCGCATCGCCGAGGACAAGGGGGTCGAGGACGTCATGGCCTTCGCCACCTCCGCGGTACGCGAGGCCGTCAACGGCGAGAAGGTGCTGACGGCCCTGCGCGCCGCCACCGGGGTGGACGTGCGGGTGCTGTCGGGCCCCGAGGAGGCACGGCTGACGTTCCTCGCGGTACGGCGGTGGTTCGGCTGGTCCTCGGGGCGGCTGCTGGTGCTCGACATCGGCGGCGGGTCCCTGGAGATCGCGTCCGGCATGGAGGAGGCGCCGGACGTCGCGGTGTCGCTGCCGCTCGGCGCGGGCCGCCTCACCCGGCGGTGGTTCACCGCCGACCCGCCACCGGCCAAAGAGGTGCGGGCCCTGCGCAAACACGTGCGGGCCGAGATCGGCCGCGTCGTCGGCGACGTCGTGCGGTACGGCCGGGCCGACCACGCGGTCGCCACGTCCAAGACGTTCCGCCAGCTCGCGCGCATCGCCGGCGCCGCGCCGTCCGCCGAAGGCGCGTACGTCCGGCGCACGCTCTCCAAGGACGACCTGTCCCGCTGGGCCGAGCGCCTGGTCTCCATGACCCACGCCGAACGCGCCGCTCTCCCCGGCGTCTCCGCCGGCCGCGCTCCCCAGCTCGCCGCCGGCGTCATCGTGGCCGACGCCACCATGGACCTGTTCGACCTGTCGTCCCTGGAGATCTGCCCGTGGGCCCTGCGCGAAGGCGTCATCCTGCGCCGCCTGGACATGATGCCGGGTGCCTGA
- a CDS encoding MDR family MFS transporter produces the protein MTETTAGEVPGRRREVMIVLPGLMLAVILAMLDNMIVGTALPRIVGELGGLAHLSWVVTAYVLGTTVSTPIWGKIGDLYGRKTIFLASIVIFLIGSVLCGMAGSAMFGGTSGGMGELIAFRALQGLGAGGLLVNAMAIIGDLVPPRERGRYQGIMAAIMSLAMIAGPLVGGFITDHLSWRWAFYVNIPIGVVAFVWLLFRLHLPKYRTEHRIDWLGAALLGVGITALVLITTWGGNEYDWLSPQILGLATVAVISLAVFIPVERRVAEPILPLHVFADRNFTLTSLVGFLLGFAMFGAINFLPLFQQTVQGASATNSGLLLLPMMAAMMVVSLFVGQAITRTGRYKAFPVIGGVVMSVGMWLLSLQDVHTPPWQTGVFIAVLGLGMGFLMQTTMLIAQNSVEQKDLGVASSASTFFRSIGGSFGVSMFGAIFNHHLVDGLTERLGPQGAALAEGGGGRLDPAALAALPAQIRDGFLGALATSISSVFFWAILFAVAVPLLAAFIKEVPLRGGPGTSGDQAGGTGGPGERPQPAVAALD, from the coding sequence ATGACGGAAACCACGGCCGGGGAGGTTCCCGGCAGGCGCAGGGAGGTCATGATCGTCCTCCCCGGCCTGATGCTGGCCGTGATCCTCGCCATGCTCGACAACATGATCGTCGGCACGGCGCTGCCGCGCATCGTCGGCGAACTCGGGGGACTCGCGCACCTGTCCTGGGTCGTCACCGCCTACGTCCTCGGCACCACGGTCTCCACACCGATCTGGGGAAAGATCGGCGACCTGTACGGCCGCAAGACCATCTTCCTGGCCTCGATCGTCATCTTCCTCATCGGCTCGGTGCTGTGCGGCATGGCGGGATCGGCCATGTTCGGCGGCACCAGCGGCGGCATGGGAGAACTGATCGCGTTCCGCGCGCTGCAGGGACTCGGCGCGGGCGGCCTGCTCGTGAACGCCATGGCGATCATCGGCGACCTCGTGCCGCCTCGTGAGCGCGGCCGCTACCAGGGCATCATGGCCGCCATCATGTCGCTCGCCATGATCGCCGGCCCGCTGGTCGGCGGTTTCATCACCGACCACCTGAGCTGGCGCTGGGCCTTCTACGTCAACATCCCCATCGGCGTCGTCGCCTTCGTGTGGCTGCTCTTCCGCCTCCACCTGCCGAAGTACCGCACCGAGCACCGCATCGACTGGCTCGGCGCCGCGCTGCTCGGCGTCGGCATCACCGCGCTCGTCCTGATCACCACCTGGGGCGGCAACGAGTACGACTGGCTGTCCCCGCAGATCCTCGGGCTCGCCACCGTCGCGGTGATCTCGCTGGCGGTGTTCATCCCCGTCGAGCGCCGGGTCGCCGAGCCGATCCTCCCGCTGCACGTCTTCGCCGACCGCAACTTCACCCTCACCTCACTGGTCGGCTTCCTGCTCGGCTTCGCGATGTTCGGCGCGATCAACTTCCTGCCGCTGTTCCAGCAGACCGTCCAGGGGGCCTCGGCCACCAACTCCGGCCTGCTCCTGCTGCCGATGATGGCGGCGATGATGGTGGTCTCGCTGTTCGTCGGCCAGGCCATCACCAGGACCGGCCGCTACAAGGCCTTCCCCGTCATCGGCGGCGTGGTCATGAGCGTCGGCATGTGGCTGCTGTCGCTGCAGGACGTCCACACCCCGCCCTGGCAGACCGGCGTGTTCATCGCCGTGCTCGGCCTCGGCATGGGCTTCCTGATGCAGACCACGATGCTCATCGCGCAGAACAGCGTGGAGCAGAAGGACCTCGGGGTGGCGAGCAGCGCCTCCACGTTCTTCCGGTCCATCGGCGGCTCGTTCGGCGTCTCGATGTTCGGCGCGATCTTCAACCACCACCTCGTCGACGGCCTCACCGAGCGGCTCGGCCCGCAAGGCGCGGCGCTGGCCGAGGGCGGCGGCGGACGCCTGGACCCGGCGGCCCTCGCGGCGCTCCCCGCGCAGATCCGCGACGGCTTCCTCGGCGCGCTCGCCACGTCCATCTCCAGCGTGTTCTTCTGGGCCATCCTGTTCGCGGTCGCCGTCCCGCTGCTCGCCGCCTTCATCAAGGAGGTACCGCTGCGCGGCGGTCCCGGCACGTCCGGCGACCAGGCCGGCGGCACCGGCGGGCCTGGTGAGCGGCCCCAGCCGGCCGTGGCGGCGCTCGACTGA
- a CDS encoding TetR/AcrR family transcriptional regulator, with translation MRETTDTRTRIQEIALKLFTEQGYEATSLREIAEALGVTKAALYYHFKTKDDIIASLTEERQAMVERLVKWTQDQTPTVEARREFVRRYADELFGGHHQAFMRFMERNQTALRDHPKLGKMRDLMVAMVGFLSDEEDPPARRLRSSMALFALHAAMFVLSGDELTDEERKSAALQVAMELIEPRED, from the coding sequence ATGAGGGAAACGACCGACACGCGAACCCGCATCCAGGAGATCGCTCTCAAACTGTTCACCGAACAGGGCTACGAGGCGACGTCGCTGCGCGAGATCGCCGAGGCCCTCGGTGTCACCAAGGCGGCGCTCTACTACCACTTCAAGACCAAGGACGACATCATCGCGAGCCTCACCGAGGAGCGGCAGGCGATGGTCGAGCGCCTGGTCAAGTGGACGCAGGACCAGACCCCCACCGTCGAGGCCCGCCGCGAGTTCGTGCGCCGCTACGCCGACGAGCTGTTCGGCGGCCACCACCAGGCGTTCATGCGCTTCATGGAACGCAACCAGACGGCGCTGCGCGACCATCCGAAGCTCGGCAAGATGCGTGACCTGATGGTCGCCATGGTCGGCTTCCTGTCCGACGAGGAGGACCCGCCGGCCAGGCGGCTGCGTTCGTCCATGGCGCTGTTCGCGCTGCACGCCGCGATGTTCGTCCTCAGCGGTGACGAGCTCACCGACGAGGAGCGCAAGTCCGCGGCACTGCAGGTCGCCATGGAGTTGATCGAGCCGCGCGAGGACTGA
- a CDS encoding ATP-binding protein, whose amino-acid sequence MRTSGGAPVARWRRLSTRAWFTLILGCLGTLLATSATLTIWALTATTRSAEQVTRHVVPGLLAFHGLRTALSDQEAALHGYVLSGRAEFLEAYRAGMAEETAAAGRLRLALPEAGTKARLDAVTERVAAWRSGYAGPALAAVTARGAGVIAPDEAARGKVLFDRIRQALDAQEGDLAERRAEAEAGLRVAQTWRNIILSTVLAVFVLTLVSISLLLRYTVLKPLERLASAAERVTGGDFGRAIDVRGPSDITALAGGVEAMRQRIAAELTVSQQARRRLQEQADLLNEQAVELRRSNAELEQFAYVASHDLQEPVRKVTAFCQLLQRRYAGRLDERADEYIAFAVDGAKRMQTLISELLTFSRVGRGHVDHVPVRLDGPLDEALANLDTLIEETGASVVRPPELPEVIGDSGLLCMLWQNLVGNAVKFRRPGHAPEVRITVERRDAMWEFGVADNGIGVEPRFADKIFVIFQRLHNRDEYDGTGIGLALCKKIVEYHGGQIGLDTAVTEGTRFVFTLPVAGAEPDGHAAALPVAATSARTEA is encoded by the coding sequence GTGCGGACATCCGGCGGAGCACCCGTGGCCCGGTGGCGGCGGCTGAGCACCAGGGCCTGGTTCACGCTCATCCTGGGATGCCTCGGGACGCTCCTCGCCACATCGGCCACGCTGACCATCTGGGCTCTGACCGCGACCACCAGGAGCGCGGAACAGGTGACCCGGCACGTCGTGCCGGGGCTCCTCGCGTTCCACGGCCTGCGCACGGCCTTGTCGGACCAGGAGGCGGCGCTGCACGGGTATGTGCTGAGCGGCCGGGCCGAGTTCCTGGAGGCCTACCGCGCCGGCATGGCCGAGGAGACCGCCGCGGCCGGCCGGTTGCGCCTCGCCCTTCCCGAGGCCGGGACGAAAGCCCGTCTGGACGCGGTGACCGAGCGCGTCGCGGCGTGGCGGAGCGGGTACGCCGGCCCCGCCCTGGCGGCGGTCACCGCACGCGGCGCCGGCGTGATCGCGCCGGACGAGGCCGCACGCGGCAAGGTCCTGTTCGACCGGATCCGGCAGGCCCTGGACGCGCAGGAGGGCGACCTCGCCGAGCGGCGGGCCGAGGCCGAGGCCGGCCTGCGCGTGGCCCAGACCTGGCGCAACATCATCCTGTCCACGGTCCTCGCCGTGTTCGTGCTCACGCTGGTGTCGATATCGCTGCTGCTGCGGTACACGGTGCTGAAGCCGCTGGAACGCCTGGCGTCGGCGGCGGAACGGGTGACCGGTGGCGACTTCGGCCGCGCGATCGACGTGCGCGGGCCGAGCGACATCACCGCGCTCGCCGGCGGGGTCGAGGCGATGCGGCAGCGCATCGCGGCCGAGCTCACCGTGTCGCAGCAGGCGCGGCGGCGGCTGCAGGAGCAGGCCGACCTGCTGAACGAGCAGGCCGTGGAGCTGCGCAGGTCCAACGCCGAACTGGAGCAGTTCGCCTACGTCGCCTCGCACGACCTGCAGGAGCCGGTACGCAAGGTGACGGCGTTCTGCCAGTTGCTGCAGCGGCGTTACGCGGGCCGGCTGGACGAGCGCGCCGACGAGTACATCGCGTTCGCGGTGGACGGCGCCAAGCGCATGCAGACCCTGATCAGCGAGCTGCTGACGTTCTCGCGGGTGGGCCGCGGCCACGTCGACCACGTGCCGGTACGGCTGGACGGGCCGCTGGACGAGGCGCTGGCCAACCTGGACACGCTGATCGAGGAGACCGGCGCCTCGGTGGTCCGGCCGCCTGAGCTGCCCGAGGTGATCGGCGACTCCGGTCTGCTGTGCATGCTGTGGCAGAACCTCGTCGGCAACGCGGTGAAGTTCCGGCGGCCCGGCCACGCGCCTGAGGTGCGGATCACCGTGGAGCGGCGGGACGCGATGTGGGAGTTCGGCGTCGCGGACAACGGCATCGGGGTGGAGCCGCGGTTCGCCGACAAGATCTTCGTCATCTTCCAGCGCCTGCACAACCGCGACGAGTACGACGGCACGGGGATCGGGCTCGCGCTGTGCAAGAAGATCGTCGAGTACCACGGGGGGCAGATCGGCCTGGACACCGCCGTCACCGAGGGCACCAGGTTCGTCTTCACGCTCCCCGTCGCCGGCGCGGAGCCGGACGGCCACGCGGCCGCGCTCCCCGTGGCCGCCACCTCGGCGCGGACTGAGGCGTAG